GCTTTGGATACAGGATTGGATAGTGCGGTGACTTCAGGGTCCTCCGTTGATGGTTATTTAAAAAATGAAGCCATTAAAGTCTTGCTACCTGAAGAGGTGACTAAACTGCAGTCAGAGATAGCAAGTGGAAGTGTAGCCGGTGTCATATCTTATCAAGATCTCCTGGATTTATATGTGGCAACAAATGCAAATATAGATACAGACCCATTCGAAGAACTCGTGGTTGCCATGAATAGAGGAGCAGAGAGAGCCGCCACAAAAGCCACTCCGATTTTTGTGGACGCAATTACGAGTATGAGTTTTACGGATGCCTTGGGTATTTTGCAGGGTGGAGAAACAGCCGCTACAGATTACTTTAAAACAAATACTAGCAGTGCATTAATCACTGCATTCCAACCAGATATTAAAACTGCACTAGGAGAGACTGCTGCTACAGATATCTATGCAGGGGTTGTTGATTTTTTAAGTTGGGAACATACTGAAACTGTTTTGTTTGTACCTGTAACGGTAAAAGTGAATGACTACATAGGTCAGGATCTCAGTTTACCTGAAACTTTAGACGAATACGCAACTACCAAAGCGGTAGATGGCCTATTTCATTTAGTAGGTGAGGAAGAAAAGAAGATAAGAAAGAATCCACTCGAATATGCTAGTGACATTATCCAAAAAGTCTTTGGCAGCGATGAGGCTACGGGTAATTAATCATTCGATTCATTTCCACATTATGTACATTTGTGTTTTGAACTGACGCGACAAAATGATTAAGATCACCAAACTTCTTTATACCCTTTCCATTTTTGTTTTTCTTGTTACCCTGCTTTATGTATATGCTTTTTTACCAGATCAAATTGGCGTATTCTTCGATACAACTGGTAATGCATCGATATCTATGCACCGGGCCGATTTCTTTTACTCAGCCTTAGGGTTGTTTATCCTAACTAACGGATCTATCCTGTTGTATAGGAGGATGAATAGGGGATACCTTAATCTTGGAAAAACGAGTTTTGAAGATATGACAGCCTCTGAGATTATTTATCACTGGCTCAACGGACTTTCATTTGTTATTAATGTGATTTACATCTTTTCAATCATGTTTGTAGGTATGTATCACAATTCAGAACATTTTGATATCACCAACTATGTCGCATTGATTTACATCGGTCCGGTACTTTTAGCTGGCTGGATTTTTTGGTTTATTTATTTACAATTTTCAAAGAGGTAAAAAACTTCTGTCTGTCAATTAGTTATGCCGATTGATTTAAATAATCAGTCAAATATTTTCATGATTTTCAGACCGATGCACGAGTATTTCGAGTTGAAATTTTTACTCCAAATGCTCTATATTCACCTCCGATTTTGGAAAGTGTAAAACCCCCATTTTTAGTTTTTGATTAATAATCTTTAGGAATAGGAGACGTATGGCTGCTAGTGTAGAATATAATGAAGATAGTATCAAGTCACTCGATTGGCGAGAGCACATCAGGCTGAGGCCTGGTATGTATATAGGTAAGCTTGGAGACGGATCAGCCGTCGACGATGGAATCTATGTCTTGGTGAAGGAAGTGATTGATAACTGTATTGATGAGCATGTCATGGGACATGGCAAAACCATTCACGTGAAGGTGGGTGATCATCGTGTAGAGGTCAGAGATTATGGTCGTGGGATTCCTCTTGGTAAAGTGGTTGACTGCGTTTCAAAGATCAATACTGGTGGAAAATACGATTCTTCAGCCTTTCAAAAGTCAGTAGGATTAAATGGAGTGGGTACCAAGGCAGTAAATGCGCTTTCTACTTATTTCAAAGTCCAGTCTTTCCGTGAAGGCGAAACAAAACTGGCAGAGTTCAATACAGGGGAATTGACCAATGATGCCAAAATAGCAAAGACCTCTGAGCGAAACGGGACATTGATTGCTTTCGAACCAGATAATACCGTTTTTAAAAATTATCATTTCATTCCTGAGTATTTGGATAACCAAATCTGGAACTACGCCTTTTTGAATGCGGGATTGACTATCAATTTTAACGGGCAGAAATATCATAGTGAGAATGGGCTGTTAGACCTGTTGACAAGAAAGTCAGATGTTGATACTTTACGCTATCCCATCATTCACCTCAAAGGTGACGATATAGAACTGGCCATCACACACTCTAATCAGTACGGAGAGGAGTATTATTCATTTGTGAATGGGCAGTATACCACACAGGGTGGTACGCACTTGGCTGCTTTTAGAGAGGCGGTGGTAAAAACCATCAGAGACTTCTATAAAAAAGATTATGATGCTGCAGATATACGAGCAAGTATAGTAGGAGCGATTGCTGTAAGAGTGCAGGAGCCTGTTTTCGAATCTCAAACAAAGACGAAACTGGGTTCTTTGAATGTGGCACACGATGGACCAACCATGAGAAGCTTTGTTCTTGATTTTGTGCGTAAAGCATTGGATGATCATTTGCATAAGAATCAGGAGGTTGCTGATGCACTACTCAAGAGAATTCTTCAGTCTGAGCGTGAGAGAAAAGAAATTGCTGGCATCAAGAAACTCGCCAATGACAGGGCCAAAAAGGCCAATCTCCACAACAAGAAACTGAGAGATTGTCGTTTGCACTTTGATGATAAAAAAGGAGATGAGGATAAAAAGTCCGAAACCATGCTTTTCATCACCGAGGGAGATTCAGCGAGTGGATCCATCACAAAATCAAGAGATGTTCAAACGCAGGCGGTATTTAGTTTGCGAGGTAAGCCATTTAACTGCTTTGGTCATACCAAGAAAGTGGTTTATGAAAATGAAGAATTCAACCTGCTTCAGCATGCACTTAATATTGAAGATGGTATCGAAGGCTT
The sequence above is drawn from the Reichenbachiella sp. genome and encodes:
- a CDS encoding DNA topoisomerase IV subunit B; translation: MAASVEYNEDSIKSLDWREHIRLRPGMYIGKLGDGSAVDDGIYVLVKEVIDNCIDEHVMGHGKTIHVKVGDHRVEVRDYGRGIPLGKVVDCVSKINTGGKYDSSAFQKSVGLNGVGTKAVNALSTYFKVQSFREGETKLAEFNTGELTNDAKIAKTSERNGTLIAFEPDNTVFKNYHFIPEYLDNQIWNYAFLNAGLTINFNGQKYHSENGLLDLLTRKSDVDTLRYPIIHLKGDDIELAITHSNQYGEEYYSFVNGQYTTQGGTHLAAFREAVVKTIRDFYKKDYDAADIRASIVGAIAVRVQEPVFESQTKTKLGSLNVAHDGPTMRSFVLDFVRKALDDHLHKNQEVADALLKRILQSERERKEIAGIKKLANDRAKKANLHNKKLRDCRLHFDDKKGDEDKKSETMLFITEGDSASGSITKSRDVQTQAVFSLRGKPFNCFGHTKKVVYENEEFNLLQHALNIEDGIEGLRYRKIVIATDADVDGMHIRLLLLTYFLQFFPELVKSGHVFILETPLFRVRNKKETIYCYSDEERQRAIHKLGSKPEITRFKGLGEISPEEFGEFIGEDIRLEPVILRKDTKIEDLLKFYMGKNTPDRQNFIIDKLRVEKDLVEEELV
- a CDS encoding DUF4197 domain-containing protein; the encoded protein is MKFPLLVAILAFLFVSCDELDEILDLGLSDEEIVEGLKEALDTGLDSAVTSGSSVDGYLKNEAIKVLLPEEVTKLQSEIASGSVAGVISYQDLLDLYVATNANIDTDPFEELVVAMNRGAERAATKATPIFVDAITSMSFTDALGILQGGETAATDYFKTNTSSALITAFQPDIKTALGETAATDIYAGVVDFLSWEHTETVLFVPVTVKVNDYIGQDLSLPETLDEYATTKAVDGLFHLVGEEEKKIRKNPLEYASDIIQKVFGSDEATGN